Proteins from a single region of bacterium:
- a CDS encoding adenosylcobinamide-GDP ribazoletransferase, with amino-acid sequence LSSTKEKALEIMKDSRIGSFGVIGIFCLLLLKFALLLNVETLWKSLILMCIFSRFFQVFCCFFSTYPKNSGTGKAFIGYRKKKGIIFGFLFTMLFFLLLDKIGGIILFFTSIIPPILFFLYIKRRIGGMTGDTIGACSEIAEVSFLLFCCLFNIS; translated from the coding sequence GTTTATCTTCTACAAAAGAAAAAGCCCTTGAGATAATGAAGGATTCAAGGATTGGTTCTTTTGGTGTAATTGGTATATTTTGTCTCCTTCTTCTTAAATTTGCTCTTCTTTTAAATGTAGAAACTTTATGGAAATCGCTTATTTTGATGTGCATATTTTCAAGGTTTTTTCAGGTTTTTTGCTGCTTTTTTTCTACATATCCAAAGAATTCTGGGACGGGAAAGGCTTTTATTGGATATAGAAAAAAGAAAGGGATTATCTTTGGATTTTTATTTACAATGCTTTTCTTTTTGTTATTAGACAAAATAGGTGGGATTATTCTATTTTTTACCTCAATTATTCCACCAATTCTCTTTTTTCTTTACATAAAAAGAAGGATAGGTGGAATGACGGGCGATACGATTGGTGCTTGTTCTGAAATAGCCGAGGTCTCTTTTTTGTTGTTTTGTTGTCTATTTAATATCTCTTAA